From bacterium, the proteins below share one genomic window:
- a CDS encoding DUF4230 domain-containing protein, with translation MDKLLIGFAGGVLVALVAWAVWKLARRGRGAAAPARVSHESFVTSMRTVGELSVFRIMTKEVITASEHWFGEFGRKYLGWLLSERRITLVIEFDIDFRYDLTDPRFEIVPLAAAEYEFVLPPCRHEVLIRDMHIHSEDNTKLVPLIVPEVIGRVFTGGFSVEAKNKLIAETRQQAEGFAGELVAKATDRAQRSATQTLSMLAQGLGASRADVRFLPSGGFHPEVDTSRLEKLLPDPDQIREGGF, from the coding sequence TTGGACAAACTGCTGATCGGATTCGCCGGCGGGGTGCTCGTCGCCCTCGTGGCCTGGGCGGTGTGGAAGCTGGCCCGCCGGGGCCGCGGCGCCGCGGCCCCGGCCCGCGTCTCCCACGAGAGTTTCGTCACGAGCATGCGCACCGTGGGCGAGCTGAGCGTCTTCCGCATCATGACCAAGGAAGTCATCACCGCCAGCGAACACTGGTTCGGGGAATTCGGCCGCAAGTACCTCGGCTGGCTGCTGAGCGAGCGGCGCATCACCCTAGTCATCGAGTTCGACATCGACTTCCGCTACGACCTGACCGATCCCCGCTTCGAGATCGTGCCCCTGGCCGCGGCCGAGTACGAGTTCGTGCTGCCGCCCTGCCGCCACGAGGTGCTGATCCGCGACATGCACATCCACAGCGAGGACAACACCAAGCTCGTCCCGCTGATCGTCCCCGAGGTGATCGGGCGCGTGTTCACGGGCGGCTTCAGCGTCGAGGCCAAGAACAAGCTCATCGCCGAGACCCGGCAGCAGGCCGAGGGTTTCGCCGGCGAACTGGTGGCCAAGGCCACCGACCGGGCCCAGCGCTCGGCCACCCAGACCCTGTCCATGCTGGCCCAGGGCCTCGGGGCCAGCCGCGCCGACGTGCGTTTCCTGCCCTCGGGCGGCTTCCACCCCGAGGTCGACACGTCGCGGCTCGAGAAGCTGCTGCCCGACCCCGACCAGATCCGCGAGGGAGGATTCTGA